The Castanea sativa cultivar Marrone di Chiusa Pesio chromosome 11, ASM4071231v1 genome contains a region encoding:
- the LOC142617039 gene encoding cytochrome P450 93B2-like, translated as MCLVLWFFLTLLVKSLFKKPLARKNPLNLPPSPPSLPIIGHLHLLGPSLYKSLHNLSTKYGPLLYLCIGASRCLLVSTSSMATKIFKTNDLAFAYRPHFTFVDKFPYGNYGFFMAPYVDYWRFVRKLWMTELLSIQKIEESHGVRQEEIALFLHESDEAVRIRELVKEAFEILEKVWIGDMLGPLVKPSQARALYQAKT; from the exons ATGTGCTTGGTCCTTTGGTTCTTCTTGACTCTCCTAGTCAAGTCCTTATTCAAGAAACCCCTCGCCAGAAAGAACCCTCTCAACCTCCCTCCAAGCCCACCATCTCTCCCAATCATTGGTCATCTTCACCTTCTTGGTCCATCCTTGTACAAATCCTTGCACAACCTCTCGACCAAATATGGCCCTCTCCTATATCTCTGCATTGGTGCTTCCAGGTGCCTTCTTGTTTCAACATCTTCCATGGCcaccaaaatatttaaaaccaATGACCTCGCTTTTGCATATCGGCCGCATTTCACTTTCGTTGATAAATTCCCATACGGAAACTATGGATTTTTCATGGCACCCTATGTTGATTATTGGCGATTCGTCAGAAAACTTTGGATGACCGAACTTCTCTCAATCCAAAAGATTGAAGAGTCACATGGTGTACGACAAGAAGAAATTGCATTGTTTCTAC ATGAAAGTGATGAAGCTGTGAGGATTAGAGAGTTAGTAAAGGAGGCCTTTGAGATTCTTGAAAAGGTATGGATCGGGGATATGTTGGGGCCATTagtcaagccaagccaagctcGAGCTCTATATCAAGCCAAAACTTAA